In Chromobacterium rhizoryzae, one genomic interval encodes:
- the hprK gene encoding HPr(Ser) kinase/phosphatase encodes MPSISVRRLYQENQQKLNLTWVAGTGGADNMIGNDEQRPTQALVGHLNFIHPNRVQVLGLAEVDYLNRLEQSAAKTALDQLFHKSMSVVMVANDQPVPKLLRDYCHTHNVPLMTTKLESPYLMDVLRIYLARALAVSTVLHGVFLDVFEIGVLIMGDSAMGKSELALELISRGHGMVADDAVELYRIGPDTLEGRCPPLLRDFLEVRGLGILNIRTIFGETAVRPKKVLRLIIHLVKANDQAMQALDRLNIQSETQDIIGVTIRKVVLPVAAGRNLAVLVEAAVRNYILQLRGIDSTREFIERHTNFLRDQENAPDID; translated from the coding sequence ATGCCTAGCATCAGCGTCCGCCGGCTGTACCAGGAAAACCAGCAGAAGCTCAACCTGACCTGGGTCGCAGGCACCGGCGGCGCCGACAATATGATAGGCAACGACGAACAGCGCCCCACGCAGGCGCTGGTCGGCCACCTCAATTTCATCCACCCCAACCGGGTCCAGGTGCTGGGCCTCGCCGAGGTGGACTACCTGAACCGGCTGGAACAGTCCGCCGCCAAGACCGCGCTGGACCAGCTGTTCCACAAGAGCATGTCGGTGGTGATGGTGGCCAACGACCAGCCGGTGCCCAAGCTGCTGCGCGACTACTGCCACACCCACAACGTCCCGCTGATGACCACCAAGCTGGAAAGCCCCTACCTGATGGATGTGCTGCGCATCTATCTGGCGCGGGCGCTGGCGGTGTCCACCGTGCTGCACGGCGTCTTCCTCGACGTGTTCGAGATCGGTGTGCTGATCATGGGCGATTCGGCGATGGGCAAGAGCGAGCTGGCGCTGGAACTGATTTCCCGCGGCCACGGCATGGTGGCTGACGACGCGGTGGAGCTGTACCGCATCGGCCCCGACACGCTGGAAGGCCGCTGCCCGCCCTTGCTGCGCGACTTCCTGGAAGTGCGCGGCCTGGGCATCCTCAACATCCGCACCATCTTCGGCGAAACCGCCGTGCGGCCGAAGAAGGTGCTGCGGCTGATCATCCACCTGGTCAAGGCCAACGACCAGGCGATGCAGGCGCTGGACCGCCTCAACATCCAGTCGGAAACCCAGGACATCATCGGCGTCACCATCCGCAAAGTGGTGCTGCCGGTGGCCGCCGGCCGCAACCTGGCGGTGCTGGTGGAGGCCGCGGTGCGCAACTACATCCTGCAGCTGCGCGGCATAGACAGCACCCGCGAATTCATCGAACGCCACACCAACTTCCTCAGAGACCAGGAAAATGCGCCTGATATTGATTAG
- a CDS encoding DMT family transporter — MQSQSKAYAYGLAAVLAWSTVASAFKISLAHLSPAQLVLYASAASLFCLLGLLAVQGRLPELAPALRRHWRASLIFGAVNPALYYLILFQAYALLPAQEAQAINYTWALTMSLLAVPLLKQKLQRRDIAAALVCYLGVLVIGTRGQVLELRFSDSLGVALALASTLLWAGYWIFNARDAREPVIGLTLNFAFSLPLSLAWCAYTGQLGPVAWQGLAGAAYVGAFEMGFTFVLWLTAMKLTPSTARIANLIFLSPLLSLALIHFLIGEAILPSTLVGLGLILSGLALQKLAPRAKPAAALSADGGG, encoded by the coding sequence TTGCAGTCACAATCTAAAGCTTACGCCTACGGACTCGCCGCCGTCCTGGCCTGGTCCACGGTGGCCAGCGCCTTCAAGATCAGTCTCGCCCACCTTAGCCCGGCCCAGTTGGTGCTCTATGCCAGCGCCGCCTCTCTCTTCTGCCTGCTGGGCTTGCTCGCCGTCCAGGGCAGGCTGCCGGAGCTCGCCCCGGCCCTGCGCCGCCACTGGCGCGCCTCGCTGATCTTCGGCGCCGTCAATCCGGCGCTGTATTATCTGATTCTGTTCCAGGCCTACGCGCTGCTGCCCGCGCAGGAGGCCCAGGCCATCAACTACACCTGGGCCTTGACCATGAGCTTGCTGGCGGTGCCGCTGCTCAAACAAAAGCTGCAGCGCCGCGACATCGCCGCCGCGCTGGTCTGCTATCTGGGCGTGCTGGTGATCGGCACCCGCGGCCAGGTGCTGGAACTGCGCTTTTCCGACTCGCTGGGCGTGGCGCTGGCGCTGGCCTCCACCCTGCTGTGGGCCGGCTACTGGATTTTCAACGCCCGCGACGCGCGCGAGCCGGTGATAGGCCTGACGCTCAATTTCGCCTTCTCGCTGCCGCTGAGCCTGGCCTGGTGCGCCTATACCGGACAGCTGGGCCCGGTGGCCTGGCAGGGCCTGGCCGGCGCCGCCTATGTCGGCGCCTTCGAGATGGGCTTCACCTTTGTCCTGTGGCTGACGGCGATGAAGCTGACGCCGAGCACCGCCCGCATCGCCAACCTGATTTTCCTGTCGCCGCTGCTGTCGCTGGCGCTGATTCATTTCCTGATCGGAGAGGCCATCCTGCCCTCCACCCTGGTCGGTCTGGGCCTGATCCTGAGCGGGCTGGCGCTGCAAAAACTGGCCCCGCGCGCCAAGCCCGCCGCGGCGCTGAGCGCCGACGGCGGCGGCTAG
- the hpf gene encoding ribosome hibernation-promoting factor, HPF/YfiA family — translation MNLKVTGLHLEVTPALREYVETKMERVTRHVDHVIDISVTLSVDKLVQKAEVNVHLSGKDIHVEATESDMYAAIDLLIDKLDRQVLKHKEKQSEHRAPAPEASL, via the coding sequence ATGAACCTCAAAGTAACTGGACTGCATCTGGAAGTAACTCCCGCCCTGCGCGAATACGTTGAAACCAAAATGGAGCGCGTTACTCGACATGTCGACCATGTGATCGACATTTCCGTTACTCTGTCTGTTGATAAACTGGTGCAAAAGGCCGAAGTCAACGTGCATCTGTCCGGCAAGGACATCCACGTGGAAGCCACCGAATCCGATATGTACGCCGCCATCGATCTGCTGATCGACAAGCTGGACCGTCAAGTGCTGAAACACAAGGAAAAGCAGTCTGAACACCGTGCTCCGGCGCCTGAAGCCAGCCTGTAA
- a CDS encoding NAD(P)H-hydrate dehydratase has product MPTQDQSILSLDALRQLERQATDAGYNLMQRAAMATADWVSHHLPSASRLLICAGPGNNGGDALYAALELMRRRFRVDVLVPTQPTSPATSEALHELEQAQGHVMFDLPRDYRAPQLVIDGLFGVGLSRDFDLEWTTLIDRINQLGSPILALDCPSGLDAYTGVPANTAIQASHTLTFLCQKPGLFSASGADLAGNVELELLDCPPRLIPAADGSINQPDVRALLRPRNSHKGLFGTVCVIGGAPGMLGAALLAGRSALACGAGKVHVCPLDDRLPVDPVVPELMISALDEAAGLPEADVLAVGPGLGQQERAGRLLDQVIQLPQALVLDADALNLLANDHAAAALIAKRQAGTVLTPHPAEAARLLGQSTETVQKDRLMAARRLANHFNCVVVLKGAGSLIVGPDGFYHLNTSGGPALAVAGQGDVLTGIIAALLAQRMEPFEAASLAVHIHGLAGDDFEMETGGPIGLSASDTAWRASLMLNRLIQERAQEQAT; this is encoded by the coding sequence ATGCCGACACAAGACCAAAGCATTCTCAGCCTGGACGCCTTGCGCCAACTGGAGCGCCAAGCCACCGACGCCGGCTACAACCTGATGCAGCGCGCGGCGATGGCCACCGCGGACTGGGTCAGCCACCACCTGCCCAGCGCGTCCCGGCTGTTGATTTGCGCCGGCCCCGGCAATAACGGCGGCGACGCGCTGTACGCGGCGCTGGAACTGATGCGCCGTCGTTTCCGCGTCGACGTGCTGGTGCCCACCCAGCCCACTAGCCCCGCCACCTCGGAAGCCCTGCATGAGCTGGAGCAGGCCCAGGGCCATGTGATGTTCGATCTGCCGCGCGACTACCGCGCGCCGCAACTGGTCATAGACGGCCTGTTCGGCGTGGGCCTGAGCCGGGACTTCGACCTGGAATGGACCACGCTGATCGACCGCATCAACCAATTGGGCAGCCCCATCCTGGCGCTGGACTGCCCCAGCGGCCTGGACGCCTATACCGGCGTGCCGGCCAACACCGCGATCCAGGCCAGCCACACCCTGACCTTTTTGTGCCAGAAGCCCGGCCTGTTCAGCGCCTCCGGCGCCGATCTGGCCGGCAATGTGGAACTGGAACTGCTGGACTGCCCGCCCAGGCTGATCCCCGCGGCGGACGGCAGCATCAACCAGCCGGACGTCCGCGCGCTGCTGCGGCCGCGCAACAGCCACAAGGGCCTGTTCGGCACTGTCTGCGTGATAGGCGGCGCGCCGGGCATGCTGGGCGCGGCGCTGCTGGCCGGCCGCAGCGCCTTGGCCTGCGGCGCCGGCAAAGTCCATGTCTGCCCGCTGGACGACCGGCTGCCGGTGGACCCGGTGGTGCCGGAACTGATGATTTCCGCGCTGGACGAAGCGGCCGGCCTGCCCGAGGCCGACGTGCTGGCCGTCGGCCCCGGCCTGGGCCAGCAAGAACGGGCCGGCCGCCTGCTGGACCAAGTCATCCAGCTGCCGCAGGCGCTGGTATTGGACGCCGACGCGCTGAACCTGCTGGCCAACGACCACGCCGCCGCCGCCCTGATCGCCAAACGCCAGGCCGGCACCGTGCTGACCCCGCATCCGGCGGAAGCCGCTCGCCTGCTGGGACAAAGCACCGAGACGGTGCAAAAGGACAGGCTGATGGCCGCGCGCCGGCTGGCCAACCACTTCAACTGCGTGGTGGTGCTCAAGGGCGCCGGCAGCCTGATCGTCGGCCCGGACGGCTTCTACCATCTGAACACCAGCGGCGGCCCGGCGCTGGCGGTGGCCGGCCAGGGCGACGTCCTGACCGGCATCATCGCCGCGCTGCTGGCCCAGCGCATGGAGCCGTTCGAAGCCGCCAGCCTGGCCGTGCACATCCATGGCCTGGCCGGCGACGATTTCGAAATGGAAACCGGCGGCCCCATCGGCCTGTCCGCCTCCGACACCGCCTGGCGCGCCAGCCTGATGCTGAACCGCCTGATCCAGGAACGCGCGCAGGAACAGGCCACCTAG
- a CDS encoding sensor histidine kinase, producing the protein MKSIKTKLMFWLMAWITAILGTTGLFSYLHNQERNEADYQSQRAAVKARLAMSLPHSVWQLDDENVRLTLDSELSWPSIIAISVKGESGLSLGRSHDSDGSIRDMPPSEEPRSDDMLNIPIVYQGKEHLGNATVYLSRQALAKHQRDQLIELSAQILLLDVMIFMIMSFNLQRFLFQPLARLQQALNTAIRAPDASGAQVTHVADDEIGGIVNGFNRIVARTAGDLAKRTEAEAVARAERDRAEEAYRQLMEAQQTLVETEKMASLGSLVAGVAHEINTPVGITLTTASHLGTATSHIIEKVDGGTVKKSDFQAYLDTAKECSDLILSNAERAANLIHSFKQVAVDQTSEARRSFQLQDYLNEVITSLKPRFKHANTTISVQCEEDILLDSYPGSFAQVVTNLMVNSLVHGFENRSSGKILIEARRNNPHYITLTLSDDGKGIPPENLSRVFDPFFTTRRGSGGSGLGLNIVYNIVRQRLGGSIEVHSEVNKGTTFTITMPCSAPVNQSKENIA; encoded by the coding sequence ATGAAAAGCATAAAAACCAAATTGATGTTCTGGTTGATGGCCTGGATCACCGCCATTCTGGGGACGACGGGCCTGTTTTCCTATTTGCACAACCAGGAACGCAATGAGGCCGATTACCAATCCCAACGCGCCGCGGTCAAAGCCCGCCTGGCGATGTCGCTGCCGCACAGCGTCTGGCAGCTGGACGATGAAAACGTCAGGCTGACGCTGGACAGCGAGCTGAGCTGGCCGTCCATCATCGCCATCAGCGTCAAGGGGGAGTCCGGGCTCAGCCTGGGCCGCAGCCATGACAGCGACGGCAGCATCCGCGACATGCCACCGTCGGAGGAGCCGCGCTCCGACGACATGCTCAACATTCCCATCGTCTACCAGGGCAAGGAGCACTTGGGCAACGCCACCGTCTATCTGTCGCGCCAGGCGCTGGCCAAGCATCAGCGCGACCAGTTGATCGAACTGTCCGCCCAGATCCTGCTGCTGGACGTGATGATCTTCATGATCATGTCCTTCAATCTGCAACGCTTCCTGTTCCAGCCGCTGGCGCGGCTGCAGCAGGCCTTGAACACCGCCATCCGCGCGCCGGACGCCAGCGGCGCCCAGGTCACCCACGTCGCCGACGACGAGATCGGCGGCATCGTCAACGGCTTCAACCGCATCGTGGCGCGCACCGCCGGCGATCTGGCCAAGCGCACCGAGGCCGAAGCGGTGGCCCGCGCCGAGCGCGACCGCGCGGAAGAAGCTTACCGCCAGTTGATGGAAGCGCAGCAAACCCTGGTGGAAACCGAGAAGATGGCCTCGCTGGGCAGCCTGGTGGCCGGCGTCGCCCACGAGATCAACACCCCGGTGGGCATCACGCTGACCACCGCCTCCCATCTGGGCACCGCCACCAGCCACATCATAGAAAAGGTGGACGGCGGCACCGTCAAGAAAAGCGACTTCCAGGCTTATCTGGACACCGCCAAGGAATGCAGCGATCTGATCCTGTCCAACGCCGAGCGCGCGGCCAACCTGATCCACAGCTTCAAGCAGGTGGCGGTGGATCAGACCAGCGAGGCGCGGCGCAGCTTCCAGTTGCAGGATTATCTGAACGAGGTGATCACCAGCCTGAAGCCGCGCTTCAAGCACGCCAACACCACCATCAGCGTGCAGTGCGAGGAAGACATCCTGCTGGACAGCTATCCGGGCTCCTTCGCCCAGGTGGTCACCAATCTGATGGTCAACTCCCTGGTGCACGGCTTTGAAAACCGCAGCAGCGGCAAAATCTTGATCGAGGCCAGGCGCAACAATCCGCATTACATCACGCTGACGCTCAGCGACGACGGCAAGGGCATTCCGCCGGAAAACCTGAGCCGCGTGTTCGACCCCTTCTTCACCACCCGCCGCGGCAGCGGCGGCAGCGGTCTTGGGCTCAACATCGTCTACAACATCGTACGGCAACGCCTGGGCGGGTCGATCGAGGTGCACAGCGAAGTGAATAAAGGCACCACCTTCACCATCACCATGCCCTGCTCCGCCCCGGTCAATCAGAGCAAGGAGAACATAGCATGA
- the trhA gene encoding PAQR family membrane homeostasis protein TrhA, translated as MYHGERFNGISHLIGTLLAITGLVVLVTMAAREGDPWKVVSFSLYGATLVALYLISTLYHSFRGRAKAVLQKCDHSAIYLLIAGSYTPFALVTLRGAWGWSLFGVSWGLAVFGIIQELTLGRRTRLLSMILYVVMGWLVLVALPPLIESLPSGGLFWLALGGILYSVGIYWFLNDEKIRHGHGIWHLFVLGGSVCQFVSVLFYVA; from the coding sequence ATGTATCACGGGGAACGTTTCAACGGGATTTCCCATTTGATCGGCACTTTGCTGGCCATTACCGGCCTGGTGGTGCTGGTGACCATGGCCGCGCGCGAGGGCGACCCCTGGAAGGTGGTCAGCTTCAGCCTGTACGGCGCCACGCTGGTGGCCTTGTATCTGATTTCCACGCTGTATCACAGCTTCCGCGGCCGCGCCAAGGCGGTGCTGCAGAAGTGCGACCATTCGGCGATCTATCTGCTGATCGCCGGCAGCTACACGCCGTTCGCGTTGGTGACTTTGCGCGGCGCCTGGGGCTGGAGCCTGTTCGGCGTCAGCTGGGGCCTGGCCGTGTTCGGCATCATCCAGGAACTGACCCTGGGCCGGCGCACCCGTTTGCTGTCGATGATTCTTTACGTGGTGATGGGCTGGCTGGTGCTGGTGGCCTTGCCGCCCTTGATCGAGTCCTTGCCCAGCGGCGGCCTGTTCTGGCTGGCCTTGGGCGGGATTCTGTACAGCGTCGGCATCTATTGGTTTCTCAACGACGAGAAAATCCGCCACGGCCACGGCATCTGGCATTTGTTCGTGCTGGGCGGCAGCGTCTGCCAGTTTGTCAGCGTGTTGTTCTACGTGGCCTGA
- the ptsN gene encoding PTS IIA-like nitrogen regulatory protein PtsN yields MNLIGKILTPEHVLLDLDVASKKRVFEQVGLLVENTRGIARSEIFDCLFAREKLGSTGLGQGVAIPHGRARGLKDAMGVFIRLKTPIPFDAPDGKPVQCLFVLLVPEQATDLHLQVLSELAQLFSSRQMREQMLGIPLRDELYQLLNNWVPNA; encoded by the coding sequence ATGAACCTCATCGGCAAAATCCTGACACCCGAACACGTCCTGCTGGATCTGGACGTCGCCAGCAAGAAGCGCGTGTTCGAGCAAGTCGGCCTCTTGGTTGAAAATACCCGGGGCATCGCGCGCAGCGAAATCTTCGATTGCCTGTTCGCCCGCGAAAAGCTCGGCTCCACCGGCCTTGGCCAGGGAGTGGCGATTCCGCACGGCCGCGCGCGCGGCCTCAAGGACGCGATGGGCGTGTTCATCCGTCTGAAGACCCCGATTCCCTTCGACGCGCCCGACGGCAAGCCGGTGCAGTGCCTGTTCGTGCTGCTGGTGCCGGAACAGGCCACGGACCTGCACCTGCAAGTGCTGTCCGAACTGGCGCAGCTGTTCTCCAGCCGCCAGATGCGCGAGCAGATGCTGGGCATCCCCCTGCGCGACGAGCTCTATCAGCTGCTCAATAATTGGGTGCCCAATGCCTAG
- a CDS encoding DUF3369 domain-containing protein, with translation MSDITNQEDDWLLDDDDAPSASSPASAAGDGRHPWKILIVDDEKDVHTATRIALRNIRYKERPLELLSAHSGKEAYEVVRQHPDIALIMLDVVMESEDAGLKLVHQIRQDLKNGLVRIVLRTGQPGQAPEQEVILNYDINDYKTKTELTVQKLFTTIISSLRAYENLLSLEKNRQGLSKILESASDLYQLYSLREFASGVLRQISALLDIGSDGILCVRNDSSNGRPELEILAASGNYEPLGQSGDLSPFPELEQVILRSFAEKRSIYQHPYDVLYITSRNGREFIIHFTPQWPLEEVERDLLDVFCQRISAAYDNLYLYSQLRSAQEATVVALADLAEFRDTDTGNHVLRVQRLTDAIAGQMRDNGAYPELMGKEFMDMVGMASILHDVGKVGTPDHILFKPGKLDPDERVIMEQHATIGAQILARSASMVEGMSYLSLGSEIAGGHHEHFDGNGYPRKQKAHEIPLSARIVAVVDVFDALLNKRPYKEPWTLHDTMEYISGRSGSQFDPEVVRALETLVKERRLQDLPDA, from the coding sequence ATGAGCGACATCACCAACCAGGAAGACGACTGGCTGCTGGACGATGATGACGCTCCATCTGCGTCTTCCCCAGCCTCCGCCGCCGGCGACGGCCGCCACCCGTGGAAAATCCTGATCGTCGACGATGAGAAGGACGTGCACACCGCCACCCGCATCGCGCTGCGCAACATCCGCTACAAAGAACGGCCGCTGGAACTGCTCAGCGCCCACTCCGGCAAGGAAGCCTACGAAGTGGTGCGCCAGCATCCGGACATCGCGCTGATCATGCTGGACGTGGTAATGGAGAGCGAGGACGCCGGCCTGAAGCTGGTGCACCAGATCCGCCAGGACCTGAAGAACGGCCTGGTGCGCATCGTGCTGCGCACCGGCCAGCCCGGACAGGCGCCGGAGCAGGAAGTCATCCTCAACTACGATATCAACGACTACAAGACCAAGACCGAACTGACGGTGCAAAAGCTGTTCACCACCATCATCTCCTCGCTGCGCGCCTACGAAAACCTGCTGTCGCTGGAGAAAAACCGCCAAGGCCTGTCCAAGATCCTGGAAAGCGCGTCCGACCTGTACCAGCTGTATTCGCTGCGCGAGTTCGCCTCCGGCGTGCTGCGCCAGATCAGCGCGCTGCTGGACATCGGCAGCGACGGCATCCTCTGCGTGCGCAACGACAGCAGCAACGGCCGGCCGGAACTGGAAATCCTGGCCGCCTCCGGCAATTACGAACCGCTGGGGCAAAGCGGCGACCTGAGCCCCTTCCCCGAGCTGGAGCAGGTGATCCTGCGTTCCTTCGCCGAGAAGCGCAGCATCTACCAACACCCCTACGACGTGCTCTACATCACCTCGCGCAACGGCCGCGAGTTCATCATCCACTTCACCCCGCAATGGCCGCTGGAAGAAGTGGAGCGCGACCTGCTCGACGTGTTCTGCCAACGCATTTCCGCCGCTTACGACAATCTCTACCTCTACAGCCAGCTGCGCAGCGCGCAGGAGGCCACGGTGGTGGCGCTGGCGGATCTGGCGGAATTCCGCGACACCGACACCGGCAATCACGTGCTGCGCGTGCAGCGGCTGACCGACGCCATCGCCGGGCAGATGCGGGACAACGGCGCTTATCCGGAACTGATGGGCAAGGAGTTCATGGACATGGTGGGCATGGCCAGCATCCTGCACGATGTCGGCAAGGTGGGCACGCCGGACCACATCCTGTTCAAGCCGGGCAAGCTGGACCCGGACGAGCGGGTGATCATGGAGCAGCACGCCACCATAGGCGCGCAGATTCTGGCCAGATCGGCCAGCATGGTGGAGGGGATGAGTTATCTGTCCCTGGGCTCGGAAATCGCCGGCGGCCACCACGAACACTTCGACGGCAACGGCTACCCCAGGAAGCAGAAAGCGCACGAAATCCCGCTGTCGGCGCGCATCGTCGCGGTGGTGGACGTATTCGACGCCCTGCTCAACAAACGGCCCTACAAGGAGCCGTGGACGCTGCACGACACCATGGAATACATTTCCGGCCGCTCCGGCAGCCAGTTCGATCCGGAAGTGGTGCGCGCGCTGGAAACCCTGGTCAAGGAGCGCCGGCTGCAGGACTTGCCGGACGCCTGA
- the rapZ gene encoding RNase adapter RapZ translates to MRLILISGLSGSGKSVALRALEDAGFYCVDNLPATMLHEAMSLYADYGYEQIAISVDTRSGPSLGALPAEMEKLRAQHVDVRLLFLEATPATLVKRFSETRRRHPLSGADVTVEESILLEQDMLAEIMELGTRIDTSELSANALRSWVRELVDADSSRLTLIFESFGFKHGLPRDADFVFDVRCLPNPYYDPQLRPFTGRDQPIIDFFQQTPEVQQMVDDIQQLVSKWLPCFSMENRSYLTVAVGCTGGQHRSVYITERLARLFAAEQVLVRHRQLYRQN, encoded by the coding sequence ATGCGCCTGATATTGATTAGCGGCCTGTCCGGTTCCGGCAAGTCGGTGGCGCTGCGCGCGCTGGAAGACGCCGGCTTCTACTGCGTGGACAATCTGCCGGCCACCATGCTGCACGAGGCGATGTCGCTGTACGCCGACTACGGCTACGAACAGATCGCCATCAGCGTGGACACCCGCTCCGGCCCGTCGCTGGGCGCCTTGCCGGCGGAAATGGAAAAGCTGCGGGCTCAGCATGTGGACGTGCGCCTGCTGTTCCTGGAAGCCACGCCCGCCACCCTGGTCAAGCGCTTCTCCGAAACCCGCCGCCGCCACCCGCTGTCCGGCGCCGACGTCACGGTGGAGGAAAGCATTCTGCTGGAACAGGACATGCTGGCCGAGATCATGGAACTGGGCACCCGCATCGACACCAGCGAGCTGTCCGCCAACGCGCTGCGCAGCTGGGTGCGCGAGCTGGTGGACGCCGACAGCAGCCGGCTGACCCTGATCTTCGAATCCTTCGGCTTCAAGCACGGCCTGCCGCGGGACGCCGACTTCGTTTTCGACGTCCGCTGCCTGCCCAATCCCTATTACGACCCGCAGCTGCGCCCGTTCACCGGCCGCGACCAGCCCATCATCGACTTCTTCCAGCAAACGCCGGAAGTGCAGCAGATGGTGGACGACATCCAGCAGCTGGTCAGCAAATGGCTGCCCTGTTTCAGCATGGAAAACCGCAGCTATCTGACCGTCGCCGTCGGCTGTACCGGCGGTCAGCACCGCTCGGTCTACATCACGGAACGCCTTGCCCGCCTGTTCGCCGCCGAACAGGTGCTGGTGCGCCATCGCCAGCTCTACCGCCAGAACTGA
- a CDS encoding flavin prenyltransferase UbiX, with the protein MRPIQTVTVALTGASGLPYGLRLIDCLIAAGVRVWVLYSQAAQVVAKQEMDLTLPSRPAEARQWLMQRSGARDGQLAVFGREEWFAPVASGSNPADAMVVCPCSMGTLAAIAQGSSDNLIERAADVSIKEQRKLVLVPREAPFSAIHLENMLKLARLGVVILPPSPGFYTHPKTVDDMIDFVVARILDQLRIDNQLTPRWGEPAPDRPAAP; encoded by the coding sequence ATGCGCCCGATCCAAACCGTCACCGTCGCCCTGACCGGCGCCTCCGGACTGCCCTACGGCCTGCGGCTGATCGATTGCCTGATCGCCGCCGGCGTCCGCGTCTGGGTGCTGTATTCGCAGGCCGCGCAAGTGGTGGCCAAACAGGAAATGGACCTGACCCTGCCCTCGCGCCCGGCCGAAGCCCGGCAATGGCTGATGCAACGCAGCGGCGCGCGCGACGGCCAGCTGGCGGTCTTCGGTCGCGAAGAGTGGTTCGCGCCGGTGGCGTCCGGCTCCAACCCGGCCGACGCCATGGTGGTCTGCCCGTGCTCGATGGGCACGCTGGCCGCCATCGCCCAGGGCAGCAGCGACAATCTGATCGAACGCGCCGCCGACGTCAGCATCAAGGAACAGCGCAAGCTGGTGCTGGTGCCGCGCGAGGCGCCGTTCTCCGCCATCCATCTGGAAAACATGCTCAAGCTGGCTCGTCTCGGCGTTGTCATCCTGCCGCCGTCTCCGGGGTTCTATACTCATCCCAAGACCGTGGACGATATGATCGACTTCGTGGTGGCGCGAATTCTGGATCAGCTCCGCATCGACAATCAATTGACGCCGCGCTGGGGCGAGCCCGCCCCGGACCGCCCCGCGGCCCCCTAG